The Culex quinquefasciatus strain JHB chromosome 2, VPISU_Cqui_1.0_pri_paternal, whole genome shotgun sequence genome contains the following window.
atcTCCATCTACTGATTCGATGTTTGCATCTTTTGAAATGAGTAATTTgactgtttaaattttgttacgtTCAGTTGCTAGATACAGGGCAGTTTCTCCTCTGGAATTTTGAGCGTATATGTCCATTTCAAGttcaatcaaatattcaatcaCTTTATTTGAACGCCATCGAGCAGCATTgtgtaaaattgtattttcatcTCCATCAACTGATTCGATGTTTGCACCTTTTGAGATGAGAAATTTGACTGTTTCTATTTCGTTACCCTGAGCTGCTCGATGCAGGGCAGTTTCTCCTCTGGAATTTTTAGCTTCAATGTCCATTTTTAGTTCAATGAGATATTCAATCACTTCATTTGCACCCCATTTAGCAGCAATgtgtaaaattgtatttttagaaTTATCAACTGATTCGATGTTTGCACCTTTTGAGATGAGAAATTTGACTGTTTCTATTTTGTTACCCTGAGCTGCTCGATGCAGGACAGTTTCTCCATCCGAATTTTTAGCTTCAAGGTCCATATTTAGTTCAATTAAATATTCAATCACTTCATATGCACCCAAACGCGCAGCATTgtgtaaaattgtattttcattTCCATCAACTGATGCGATGTTTGCTTCTTTTGAGATAAGTAATTTGACTGTTTCAATTTTGTTAAGTCCAGCTGCTAAATCCAGGGCAGTTTCTCCACTGGAATTTTGAGCGTTTATGTCCATTTCAAGttcaatcaaatattcaatcaCTTCATTTGAACCCCATAGAGCAgcattgtgtaaaattttattttcatctccATCAACTGATTCGATGTCTGCACCCTTAGATATGAGTAGTTTTAATATTTCCAAATCATTTCCTTGAGCTACAAGAAGAGGAGTGTGCCCATATTTGTTGCGAACATTGACATCCAACATTTTTTCAGCAGCTTGGTGAGTTGAAGAATCACTTTCATCAGCAATAACGTTCGAATTTGTAGACAGTGACAACAAATACTCTAATGTTTGGTATGCATTAGAACGAACTGCAACGTGGAGCAATGACTCCCTATCATAATCGTAGCGAATCGTTTTGTAGTCGTAGAATTGTTGCAAatgttcaactatttttttacaattgattTCACATGCCCAAAAAGCAGCTATTTCGCCGATGGAGCGAATAAATTCTAAAAGCCTTTCGTTGTTTTCACTATTtaccatttcgaaaaaaaacatacgAATAACATCTTGTTcgtgaaaaatatttatgatttcTTTTTGCCCATTTTCATCTCCACGTTTCACAAACTCTTTGAGATAGTCGGCAACTAAAAATTCACTGTACGATTGGTGAATAAATCGTGGATATTTGTCATAAACTTCGATAATAAGAGATTCTTCACTTGCGTCAACAATTGTTTCTATGATTTTATGTACCTTTGAGTCATAATTTTCTCCATAAAGAAGAATACATAATTCTAATGGCAGCCATTCTTTCAATGCAATTAGTTGGTGTTCAATTTTCCACTCGGTTATTAAACCATGAATCTTTCGAGGAATTTCTGTGTCGGATGGTTTGTTGTTCACTTTGTTGTACGTCAAGTGCAAactttttgttataaatttatcataaatatcTGCAATTGTTAAAGAGTTTTtgctaactttttcaaaatctggcAAAGAAATAGTATAATTTTTCTTAGAGTCGGAACAAATTTCAGCCAACATTTTCAAGAGAAGTGGTATTCCCAGAAAAACAGATTTCTTATTaagagtttttttgtaaaacggtTCCAACACCTTCTCCAaccttattttattttcatcagAAATTGGATCTTGAATGTTCCAAAACTTCTTAAGAAAATTGAACTGGTCATCATAGTTTAGCGGTTTTATTGACATTGCTTTTATCTTAAGCAACTTTTCTAGCTTTTGTTGTTCCTTCTTCCTGCTGCTTATTAGAATTTTAGTGTTTTGTCGTTCCATCAAAACCTTGATGCTCTTCAGTGCCATGTCTATATTATTTGATTCGGTTTCATCAAAGGCATCCAAAAACAATATAATTTCATTTGCATCGTTATTGAATACTTTACAACTTTCTTCAAAACAATGACCATCAAAAATCTTAAGAGCGTGCTCAATCGTTTGTATTTCCTGGTTGTTCGCGAAAATGTTAttcatgtaaaataaaaaaacaaaattttctgggCACTTTTTCTGCGCTTCAAAAGCTAAATATTGCCAAAGAGTACTTTTACCCATGCCAGGCTCTGCGACTagaagaaaacatttttgatctttaaatttatcataaagtTGATCGATAAAATGATGGTCTTTCAGATCGTCGAATTGAATTTGTTTTAATGTTGAACTATCGGAATGCTTTGATGAATACGATAATCTACGATTAATGTAATACCTTTGCATTTCTTTTAAACTTGAACATGATCGCTTCGAAAGTTGATTGACCAAACTATTGATTTCAATTTGAATGCTGTCCAACCATTTTTGTGTCTCTTCAAGATTTAGAAAGTTTGCATTTTGTGTAACATTGTCCCATGCATTAAATTTTTCCTCTATCGATTTATAAGAATCGATAACAACACTCGATGGGAGCTTCCCAAAATCATCCGGTGGAATGAAGTTTCGCATCCAAACGCGCATTTCCTTTTGCAGtatttttgacatttctgcATCGTTCGGTTGTGAGACCGATAAAATTAAATCattgataaaattattgaaaattgtttcatCAACAAAAGGAGGAATGTGTTGTTTGCGTGattcacctttgaaaaaatcgtttaGCGTTTTTTCGTCAACAAACACCGTTGtgcaattgttttgttttagatACTCGAACAGTTTACGTGTTCTAAGATTGAAGTCTTGTGTTGGAATTTCATCTTTGAGATTTAACTGCTTTTCCGATTTGAGGAACAATTGTTTTAACGGAGTTTTGTGCTCTAAAAGAAActtacatttatttttcaaatcactGCTTTGAAGATTATCTTTCAATTTGGAACAAAACATATCAAAGTTTTGATTGGCCTTTTTTGAAAGTGCGTTGAGTTGTTCTGTGTTTGGTTCAAGCTTGAAATGCTCTGTACATGTGTCGAAACTTAACAGATTATCCAAATTATTGTCTTTACTTATTTGCCCTTTTAATGAGTCGTGTATTTTTCGGTTTGTTGATACAATAAACCACTTCCGCTTTTCTTCATATGGCCAATCATCTTGAACGTTACAGTACGATTCTAAATACTTTATCAACGCGAAATCTCCCTTATCATCTCCAAAAAGCATTTCGGAAGTCAATTCACCAggattttttgtgtgtttcgCTTGGATCAGCCACCATTCTCCGGTATCTTCCAGATAGATGACTACATCATCGAACTTACCGACAATGGTCATTTCGGTAGCCATCTTGAAGTTTCTCTTTTGCTGGGTTGCGGTCAGTGCAAGTTTTAAGCCAATCTTCCGTTGATATGCCATGCCATCGCTGCCGGTCTTGGTGCGCACGAAATGAGTTGATGTCATCTTGGCAGTGAGTTGATTTATCGATTTTGTGATCTTACTGCAAATGAAATCAAACCATTATAT
Protein-coding sequences here:
- the LOC119767071 gene encoding uncharacterized protein LOC119767071 → MTSTHFVRTKTGSDGMAYQRKIGLKLALTATQQKRNFKMATEMTIVGKFDDVVIYLEDTGEWWLIQAKHTKNPGELTSEMLFGDDKGDFALIKYLESYCNVQDDWPYEEKRKWFIVSTNRKIHDSLKGQISKDNNLDNLLSFDTCTEHFKLEPNTEQLNALSKKANQNFDMFCSKLKDNLQSSDLKNKCKFLLEHKTPLKQLFLKSEKQLNLKDEIPTQDFNLRTRKLFEYLKQNNCTTVFVDEKTLNDFFKGESRKQHIPPFVDETIFNNFINDLILSVSQPNDAEMSKILQKEMRVWMRNFIPPDDFGKLPSSVVIDSYKSIEEKFNAWDNVTQNANFLNLEETQKWLDSIQIEINSLVNQLSKRSCSSLKEMQRYYINRRLSYSSKHSDSSTLKQIQFDDLKDHHFIDQLYDKFKDQKCFLLVAEPGMGKSTLWQYLAFEAQKKCPENFVFLFYMNNIFANNQEIQTIEHALKIFDGHCFEESCKVFNNDANEIILFLDAFDETESNNIDMALKSIKVLMERQNTKILISSRKKEQQKLEKLLKIKAMSIKPLNYDDQFNFLKKFWNIQDPISDENKIRLEKVLEPFYKKTLNKKSVFLGIPLLLKMLAEICSDSKKNYTISLPDFEKVSKNSLTIADIYDKFITKSLHLTYNKVNNKPSDTEIPRKIHGLITEWKIEHQLIALKEWLPLELCILLYGENYDSKVHKIIETIVDASEESLIIEVYDKYPRFIHQSYSEFLVADYLKEFVKRGDENGQKEIINIFHEQDVIRMFFFEMVNSENNERLLEFIRSIGEIAAFWACEINCKKIVEHLQQFYDYKTIRYDYDRESLLHVAVRSNAYQTLEYLLSLSTNSNVIADESDSSTHQAAEKMLDVNVRNKYGHTPLLVAQGNDLEILKLLISKGADIESVDGDENKILHNAALWGSNEVIEYLIELEMDINAQNSSGETALDLAAGLNKIETVKLLISKEANIASVDGNENTILHNAARLGAYEVIEYLIELNMDLEAKNSDGETVLHRAAQGNKIETVKFLISKGANIESVDNSKNTILHIAAKWGANEVIEYLIELKMDIEAKNSRGETALHRAAQGNEIETVKFLISKGANIESVDGDENTILHNAARWRSNKVIEYLIELEMDIYAQNSRGETALYLATERNKI